The Engystomops pustulosus chromosome 1, aEngPut4.maternal, whole genome shotgun sequence genome has a window encoding:
- the LOC140114361 gene encoding olfactory receptor 5V1-like — MKNNSQVSEFIILGLSTNPELETLVFILFFIIYVVGFVGNVLILVLSSTDSSLNTPMYFFLGFLSVLDICSISAIVPKLLTCYISKSKVISFYGCAAQLFFFLWPVGTELLLLAVMAYDRYIAIGNPLRYGMIISPRVCVNTATTLTIVGSLNSMTHTICTFRLPYCDDNKINHFFCEIMPLLKLACADTYINEIIVFTADFILGICCFTLTFVSYVFIINTIMKIRSAKGKRKAFSTCASHITIVSMYYGAVIFTYIRPRSSLSLEKDKIISALYAVVTPTLNPIIYSLRNKDVKEAFKRLINKLVDNLCK, encoded by the coding sequence ATGAAAAACAATTCCCAAGTGTCtgaatttattattttaggcTTGTCCACCAATCCTGAACTGGAAACTCTAGTATTCATTCTTTTTTTCATCATTTATGTGGTAGGTTTTGTTGGTAACGTGCTTATTCTTGTCCTCTCCAGTACTGACTCTAGTCTAAACACACCTATGTATTTTTTCCTTGGATTCCTGTCAGTTCTTGACATCTGCTCTATATCAGCTATTGTTCCTAAATTGCTTACATGCTACATATCAAAATCTAAAGTAATCTCTTTCTATGGATGCGCTGctcaattattttttttcctttggccTGTTGGGACTGAACTTCTTCTACTTGCAGTTATGGCCTATGACCGATACATAGCAATTGGTAATCCACTTCGATATGGAATGATTATAAGTCCCAGAGTCTGTGTCAATACAGCGACTACACTGACAATTGTCGGTTCTCTGAATTCAATGACACATACTATTTGCACCTTTCGGCTCCCCTACTGTGACGATAATAAAATTAATCATTTTTTCTGTGAAATAATGCCCTTATTAAAACTTGCATGTGCTGATACCTATATAAATGAGATTATAGTATTTACTGCTGATTTCATCCTTGGCATTTGCTGTTTTACCTTAACGTTTGTTTCTTATGTTTTTATCATAAACACAATAATGAAGATACGTTCTGCTAAAGGGAAACGCAAAGCCTTCTCGACTTGTGCTTCACACATAACAATCGTATCCATGTATTATGGGGCAGTTATCTTTACCTACATTCGACCTCGCTCTAGTCTGTCTTTAGAGAAAGATAAAATAATATCTGCCTTGTATGCTGTAGTAACTCCTACTCTCAACCCTATAATATATAGTCTAAGGAATAAAGACGTGAAAGAAGCATTCAAAAGGTTAATTAATAAGCTGGTAGATaatctatgtaaataa
- the LOC140114519 gene encoding olfactory receptor 13G1-like produces MTNSSQVSEFIILGLSTNPELDPVIFFAFLIIYTLALVGNLIILILSVVDSGLNTPMYFFLGFLSFLDICCTSATIPKMLTGYVTKSKAISYYGCVAQLFFFTWPMGIELLLLTVMAYDRYIAIGNPLRYSTIINRTICINIAIVITIVGSLNSMTHTYCTFRLPYCDDNKINHFFCEIMPLLKLACADTYVNEIVVFLADFILGMCCFFLTCISYCFIINTILKIRSAAGKRKAFSTCASHIIIVSMYYGAVIFTYIRPRSRLSLEKDKIVSALYAVITPTLNPIIYSLRNKEVKEAFKRTLKRVVVHKVNNITQK; encoded by the coding sequence ATGACCAATAGTTCTCAGGTGTCAGAATTTATAATTTTAGGGCTATCCACTAATCCAGAATTGGATCCAGTAATATTCTTTGCCTTCTTGATCATTTATACATTGGCTCTTGTTGGTAATTTAATTATCTTAATTCTCTCGGTTGTGGACTCTGGTCTTAACACACCTATGTACTTCTTCTTAGGATTTCTGTCTTTTCTTGATATCTGTTGTACATCAGCTACCATTCCCAAGATGCTAACAGGCTATGTGACAAAATCTAAGGCAATTTCTTACTATGGATGTGTTGCACAATTATTCTTTTTCACTTGGCCCATGGGTATTGAACTTTTGTTGCTTACTGTTATGGCTTATGATCGATATATTGCAATTGGAAATCCGCTGCGATATTCAACCATAATCAATCGTACCATTTGCATTAATATAGCAATTGTTATCACGATTGTTGGTTCTCTGAATTCCATGACTCATACTTATTGCACCTTTCGGCTCCCATACTGTGATGATAATAAAATCAATCATTTTTTCTGTGAAATAATGCCATTGCTGAAACTTGCATGTGCAGATACCTATGTAAATGAGATTGTGGTATTTCTAGCTGATTTTATTCTTGGTATGTGCTGTTTCTTCCTAACCTGCATTTCTTATTGTTTTATAATCAACACAATATTAAAGATACGTTCTGCTGCAGGAAAACGTAAAGCCTTCTCTACTTGTGCTTCTCACATAATAATCGTATCCATGTATTATGGGGCTGTTATTTTTACCTACATTCGACCTCGATCTAGACTGTCTTTAGAGAAAGATAAAATTGTCTCTGCTTTATATGCTGTAATAACACCTACTCTCAaccctataatatatagcctaAGAAATAAAGAGGTGAAGGAGGCATTCAAGAGGACTTTAAAGAGAGTGGTAGTGCATAAGGTTAACAATATAACACAGAAATGA